One genomic segment of Polynucleobacter sp. MWH-UH2A includes these proteins:
- the galE gene encoding UDP-glucose 4-epimerase GalE has protein sequence MNILLTGGAGYIGSHTAVALSQAGYELVLLDNFCNSNPSVLERLQKILGKPLHCVEGDVRDTSLVTKTLREYKIDAVIHFAGLKAVGESVEKPIEYYTNNVQGTISLLEAMELVGVKKLVFSSSATVYGNPQYLPVDEAHPTGATNAYGRSKLHIEEMLKDVANSNSAWKIICLRYFNPVGAHESGLIGEDPGDIPGNLMPYIALVASGKLPSLNVFGNDYPTPDGTGVRDYIHVMDLAEGHLAALEYLSGYSGWDAINLGVGLGISVLDLVSAYKKISGRKIPFEILERRQGDIGECWAKVDMAYERLQWRAKRSIELSCQDSWRYICSNGLRKNI, from the coding sequence GTGAATATCCTGTTAACCGGTGGTGCTGGGTATATTGGCAGTCATACTGCAGTGGCGTTATCACAGGCCGGTTACGAGTTGGTCTTGTTGGATAACTTTTGCAATAGTAATCCCAGTGTTTTAGAGCGTCTTCAGAAAATCTTAGGCAAGCCATTGCATTGCGTTGAAGGCGATGTTCGTGACACCTCTTTAGTCACTAAAACCCTGCGAGAGTACAAAATTGATGCGGTAATTCATTTTGCTGGATTAAAGGCTGTTGGCGAGTCAGTTGAAAAACCCATTGAGTACTACACCAATAATGTGCAGGGTACCATCAGCCTTCTTGAGGCGATGGAATTGGTTGGCGTAAAGAAATTAGTCTTTAGCTCTAGCGCAACCGTTTATGGCAACCCCCAGTATTTGCCGGTTGATGAGGCTCATCCTACTGGCGCAACGAATGCCTATGGCAGAAGCAAGCTTCACATTGAGGAAATGCTTAAGGATGTTGCAAACTCTAATTCTGCGTGGAAGATTATTTGCTTACGCTACTTCAATCCAGTAGGAGCACATGAGTCTGGATTAATTGGTGAGGATCCTGGTGATATCCCTGGTAATTTGATGCCCTATATTGCACTTGTTGCATCTGGTAAGCTACCCTCTCTAAATGTGTTTGGAAATGATTACCCCACTCCCGATGGAACCGGGGTAAGAGATTACATTCATGTGATGGATTTAGCTGAAGGGCACTTGGCAGCCTTGGAATATTTGAGTGGTTATTCTGGCTGGGATGCGATTAATTTGGGTGTAGGGCTTGGCATAAGCGTTCTAGATCTGGTTTCTGCTTATAAAAAAATTTCAGGAAGAAAAATCCCTTTCGAAATTCTGGAAAGACGTCAAGGTGATATTGGCGAGTGTTGGGCCAAGGTTGATATGGCTTATGAAAGGCTACAGTGGAGAGCGAAAAGGTCTATTGAACTCAGTTGTCAGGATTCCTGGCGATACATTTGCTCTAATGGGTTAAGAAAGAACATATGA
- a CDS encoding mannose-1-phosphate guanylyltransferase/mannose-6-phosphate isomerase — MTQVLPVILCGGSGTRLWPLSRSGFPKQFLVLSGDGSGQSLFQQAIERIHSVADQSIVLGSTLIVTNEDHRFLALDQLRELKNVSATMLLEPSGRNTAPALTLAALYAKERGNDPILAVTPADQTVTNPAAFTTALANAIKIAQDGAIAILGITPKAPETGYGYIKVNHQVASAEEGCAVELFVEKPNEATAKKYLAEGGYFWNGGMFVLKASVWLTALATYRPDILAATQQAWETKTTDTSGDAVFVRPDKALFNAIPSESIDCAVIEKCPGSHFPIRMVELNAGWNDLGAWDAVWQVGKQDQDGNVTSGDTLLTNSKNSLVHASSRLVSAVGIENLIIVETSDAVLVADRKNSQDVKNIVGQLDSQKREEKNLHRKVSRPWGWYDSVDEGEHFKVKRIQVKPGASLSLQMHHHRAEHWIVVKGTAEITNGDQVITLTENQSTYIPQGQTHRLANPGTAPLEIIEVQSGSYLGEDDIVRFEDTYGRN, encoded by the coding sequence ATGACGCAAGTCTTACCTGTCATTTTATGCGGAGGTTCAGGAACCCGTCTTTGGCCTCTCTCACGCTCAGGCTTTCCAAAACAATTTTTGGTGCTCTCAGGGGATGGGTCTGGGCAAAGTCTGTTTCAGCAGGCCATTGAGCGAATTCATTCGGTGGCAGATCAATCTATTGTATTGGGCTCAACACTGATTGTGACGAATGAAGACCATCGCTTTCTGGCGCTCGATCAATTACGTGAATTAAAGAATGTTTCTGCGACGATGTTGCTTGAACCATCAGGCCGAAATACTGCCCCTGCTTTAACCCTTGCAGCCCTCTATGCCAAAGAGCGGGGGAATGATCCAATACTGGCAGTCACGCCTGCAGATCAAACAGTGACCAATCCTGCGGCATTTACCACTGCATTGGCAAATGCCATCAAGATCGCACAAGATGGTGCCATTGCTATTTTAGGCATTACGCCAAAAGCACCTGAAACGGGTTATGGCTATATCAAAGTCAATCATCAAGTGGCAAGTGCAGAAGAAGGATGTGCCGTTGAGCTATTTGTCGAAAAGCCTAATGAAGCGACTGCCAAAAAATATTTGGCTGAAGGGGGCTACTTTTGGAATGGTGGCATGTTCGTTCTTAAAGCCAGCGTTTGGTTGACGGCCCTAGCGACATATCGCCCTGATATCTTGGCGGCCACACAACAGGCTTGGGAGACCAAAACCACAGACACATCGGGCGATGCCGTCTTTGTGCGCCCTGACAAAGCTTTATTTAATGCTATCCCTAGCGAATCGATTGACTGTGCCGTAATTGAAAAATGCCCCGGCTCGCATTTTCCTATTCGTATGGTAGAACTCAACGCCGGCTGGAATGATCTAGGTGCATGGGATGCCGTCTGGCAAGTTGGTAAGCAAGACCAAGATGGAAACGTTACGAGTGGCGATACGCTTTTGACAAACTCGAAAAATTCATTAGTACATGCTAGTAGTCGTTTAGTGAGCGCTGTTGGCATTGAGAATCTAATTATTGTGGAAACTTCAGATGCCGTTCTTGTTGCAGATAGAAAAAATAGTCAAGACGTTAAAAATATTGTTGGGCAACTTGACTCTCAGAAGCGTGAAGAGAAAAATCTGCATCGCAAAGTATCCCGTCCTTGGGGTTGGTACGACAGTGTGGATGAGGGCGAGCATTTCAAAGTGAAACGTATTCAAGTTAAGCCTGGTGCTAGCCTCTCACTACAGATGCATCATCACCGCGCCGAACACTGGATTGTAGTTAAGGGCACCGCCGAAATTACCAATGGCGACCAGGTCATCACCCTCACCGAAAATCAAAGCACCTATATTCCGCAAGGCCAAACCCATCGCCTAGCCAATCCGGGCACAGCCCCACTAGAAATCATTGAAGTCCAGTCGGGTAGTTATCTGGGCGAGGATGATATTGTGAGGTTTGAAGATACCTATGGTAGAAATTAA
- a CDS encoding glycosyltransferase family A protein has translation MKKNFFQPTVSVIVPVFNQQQYIGRCLRSLLHQTLSHECYEVIVINDGSTDLTAYALEQFVDSHESPIRIINNEVNIGLPASLNKGIQAARGDFIVRVDSDDFVNTNFINFLQVYLDANQQVDAVACDYLLVDDEENVIQRRNCDDDPIACGIMFRKSHLLDIGLYDEAFRLHEERELKIRFEKKYKIQRLDIPLYRYRRHANNITNDLAKMDQYQRDLILKHGSNGDA, from the coding sequence ATGAAAAAAAATTTCTTTCAGCCTACTGTTTCAGTAATTGTCCCGGTTTTCAATCAGCAGCAATACATCGGCCGTTGCTTGCGTTCTTTACTTCATCAGACTCTCTCCCATGAGTGCTATGAAGTTATTGTTATAAATGATGGGAGTACAGATTTAACTGCATATGCTTTAGAGCAATTTGTTGATAGCCATGAGTCACCTATTAGAATAATTAACAATGAGGTTAATATTGGTTTACCAGCATCTTTAAATAAAGGTATACAAGCTGCACGTGGGGATTTCATCGTTAGAGTAGACTCGGATGATTTTGTAAATACCAATTTTATAAATTTTTTACAGGTTTACCTTGATGCCAATCAGCAAGTAGATGCAGTAGCTTGTGATTATCTTTTGGTTGATGATGAGGAAAATGTAATTCAACGCCGTAATTGTGATGATGATCCGATTGCCTGTGGAATTATGTTTCGTAAATCACATTTATTAGATATTGGTCTTTATGATGAAGCGTTTCGATTGCATGAAGAGCGTGAACTAAAAATTCGCTTTGAAAAAAAATATAAAATTCAGCGTCTTGACATCCCGCTCTATCGCTATAGACGTCACGCGAATAATATTACTAATGATTTAGCTAAGATGGATCAGTATCAGAGGGATTTAATCCTAAAGCATGGCTCTAATGGCGATGCGTAA
- a CDS encoding high-potential iron-sulfur protein, with translation MKNSRRQFMILSAAGACTLALNGKVQAQAMVAETDPQAAALGYKADATKVDKAKYAKYAAGQECDNCALFQGKAGAAAGGCSLFAGKQVAGKGWCSAYAKKA, from the coding sequence ATGAAAAATAGTCGTCGCCAATTTATGATTTTGTCTGCAGCAGGTGCTTGTACTTTAGCTTTGAACGGTAAAGTTCAGGCTCAAGCAATGGTTGCTGAGACTGATCCTCAAGCTGCAGCATTGGGCTATAAAGCAGATGCAACTAAAGTGGATAAAGCTAAATATGCTAAGTATGCAGCTGGCCAAGAATGCGATAACTGCGCATTGTTCCAGGGTAAGGCAGGCGCTGCTGCTGGTGGTTGCTCACTCTTTGCAGGCAAGCAAGTTGCTGGCAAAGGCTGGTGCTCTGCTTATGCAAAGAAGGCTTAA
- a CDS encoding iron-containing alcohol dehydrogenase family protein — MTSILNSGIKLVKNVGRYNIGSGSIREVGPLLEQKRAQAKSMYKSTQVVYLVDEFFKSNAELKNILNFEPGDLICFISTVNEPKTSSIDSQVSQIQSSGIFEPCAVVGMGGGITMDTAKAVSNLLTNGGKAEQYQGWDLLRVPGIFKLGIPTISGTGSEATRTCVMTNSATGLKLGMNSDYTVFDHVIMDSDLTKTVPRAQYFYTGMDAYIHCVEALSGSYRNAIGDAYSRETLNLCRQVFLSNDMQSIDNRDRLMVASYLGGCSIATSYVGVVHPFSAGLSVVLGLHHCVANCIVMRAMEEFYPEAYKEFWVIVEKQDIDIPQGICRDLNEEQFQQLYASTIIHEKPLTNALGEEFKKILNHEKVLELFLKM, encoded by the coding sequence ATGACATCTATTTTGAACTCTGGAATTAAGCTTGTTAAAAATGTCGGTCGCTACAACATAGGCAGTGGATCAATTAGAGAGGTTGGCCCATTATTAGAACAAAAGAGAGCGCAAGCAAAAAGTATGTATAAATCTACCCAAGTTGTATATTTGGTAGATGAATTCTTTAAGTCAAATGCGGAATTAAAGAACATACTGAATTTTGAGCCAGGGGATTTAATTTGTTTTATTTCTACCGTTAATGAGCCAAAAACTAGTAGCATTGATTCTCAGGTTAGTCAGATTCAAAGCTCTGGGATTTTTGAGCCATGTGCCGTTGTTGGGATGGGCGGTGGAATAACAATGGATACTGCAAAAGCCGTATCCAATTTGCTTACAAATGGAGGTAAGGCAGAGCAATATCAAGGCTGGGATCTGCTAAGAGTGCCAGGAATTTTTAAGCTCGGTATCCCAACTATTTCTGGAACCGGGTCTGAGGCAACCAGAACATGCGTCATGACTAATTCTGCTACGGGACTAAAACTAGGTATGAATAGCGACTATACGGTTTTTGATCATGTCATTATGGATTCTGATCTGACTAAAACAGTACCTCGTGCCCAATATTTTTACACTGGCATGGATGCATATATTCATTGCGTTGAGGCCCTATCAGGTTCTTATCGAAATGCAATAGGAGATGCATATTCAAGAGAGACTCTGAATCTTTGCCGACAAGTTTTTTTGAGTAACGACATGCAGTCTATCGATAATCGTGATCGCCTCATGGTTGCGTCTTATTTAGGTGGATGTTCAATTGCAACGAGCTATGTTGGGGTGGTTCATCCTTTTTCGGCAGGATTGAGTGTTGTTCTAGGTTTGCATCACTGCGTAGCTAATTGTATTGTTATGAGGGCTATGGAGGAGTTTTACCCTGAGGCGTATAAAGAGTTTTGGGTAATTGTTGAAAAGCAAGATATTGATATTCCACAGGGTATTTGTAGAGATTTAAATGAAGAACAATTTCAGCAGCTTTATGCATCAACCATTATTCATGAAAAGCCACTGACGAATGCTCTTGGTGAGGAATTTAAAAAAATATTGAACCATGAAAAAGTTCTTGAACTTTTTTTAAAAATGTAA
- a CDS encoding GTP cyclohydrolase I codes for MTVKKTPSNAPKKVAVKKTAIKKTTAKKDDVGTPLSVVIRRRIEAQKARFHANDNISAFIKPGELEDLVEEVAQKMQAVLESLVIDTKNDHNTQNTSRRVAKMYVQEVFSGRYVDQPTLTKFPNVSKLNELMIIGPITVCSACSHHLCPIMGRIWIGVLPNKGSALIGLSKYSRLTEWVMCRPQIQEEAVVELADMLEKKIKPIGVAVVMDADHFCMQWRGVKDRDSKMINSVMRGAFLKDSNLRREFLALIDRK; via the coding sequence ATGACTGTGAAAAAAACACCAAGTAACGCACCAAAAAAAGTAGCGGTGAAAAAAACTGCTATTAAGAAAACTACGGCCAAGAAAGATGATGTAGGAACGCCACTCTCTGTTGTGATCAGGCGTCGCATCGAGGCACAGAAAGCTCGTTTTCATGCGAACGACAATATATCTGCGTTTATTAAACCTGGTGAGCTTGAAGATTTGGTGGAGGAAGTTGCTCAAAAGATGCAAGCAGTATTAGAGAGTTTGGTCATCGATACAAAGAATGATCACAATACTCAAAACACTAGTCGACGTGTAGCGAAGATGTATGTCCAGGAGGTATTTAGTGGGCGGTATGTGGACCAGCCTACTCTGACAAAGTTTCCTAATGTGAGCAAGTTAAATGAGCTCATGATTATCGGTCCAATTACTGTTTGTAGTGCCTGCTCGCACCATCTTTGTCCTATTATGGGACGAATCTGGATCGGTGTATTGCCTAACAAAGGGTCAGCATTGATTGGTTTGTCCAAATATTCGCGATTAACTGAATGGGTCATGTGCAGGCCACAGATTCAGGAAGAAGCAGTCGTTGAACTCGCAGATATGCTTGAAAAGAAAATCAAGCCAATCGGTGTTGCAGTTGTGATGGACGCAGATCACTTTTGTATGCAGTGGCGAGGCGTGAAAGATCGAGACTCAAAGATGATCAATAGCGTGATGCGTGGCGCTTTCTTGAAAGACTCTAATCTTAGAAGAGAGTTTTTAGCCCTGATTGATCGTAAGTAA
- a CDS encoding HPP family protein: MRHTAKYLIKHYSFYFGGDQPGVSWAERFRACAGALVGLVLVFTVAKLLGELAGIDEWLMASLGASALLVFALPGSPMAQPWAVIAGNTLSALVGISVFLLIPEPLLAMPIAAGLSIMGMFILRCLHPPAAAVALIVVLGHISHYRYAFFPVMIDSVLLVTAGAIYSNLTGKKYPNRPK, translated from the coding sequence ATGAGACACACAGCTAAATATCTGATCAAACACTACTCCTTTTACTTTGGGGGCGATCAACCGGGGGTCAGTTGGGCTGAAAGGTTTAGAGCTTGCGCTGGCGCATTAGTTGGCTTGGTCTTGGTTTTTACGGTTGCCAAATTACTGGGTGAGTTAGCGGGAATTGACGAGTGGTTAATGGCTTCTTTGGGGGCAAGTGCTTTATTGGTATTTGCCCTGCCTGGTAGTCCCATGGCTCAGCCTTGGGCAGTCATTGCTGGAAACACGCTATCGGCACTGGTTGGTATTTCTGTATTTTTGTTGATTCCAGAGCCCTTGCTAGCCATGCCAATTGCTGCCGGTTTGTCGATCATGGGAATGTTTATCTTGCGTTGCTTGCATCCACCTGCGGCAGCCGTCGCTCTAATTGTGGTGCTTGGACACATTTCTCACTACCGATATGCCTTCTTCCCAGTCATGATTGATTCAGTACTGCTTGTCACCGCGGGAGCGATCTATAGCAACCTGACAGGAAAAAAATATCCAAATAGGCCTAAATAG
- a CDS encoding DegT/DnrJ/EryC1/StrS aminotransferase family protein: MPGYEVIGDEELREVQDVFSRGGVLFRHGFDAIRNDCFKVRDFEAAFAKAMGVRHALAVTSGTAALRVGLAALEVKPGDEVITQCFTFVATVEAIIESGATPVCTQVDLSLNMDPDDLLAKISPKTKAVIVVHMLGVPANLEKISKICADKNIALIEDAAWGCGGNLNETALGAWGDIGTFSFDFAKTMTTGEGGMVLFKCDELYKKAFAWHDHGHENNPLVPRWEDTRSSSGFNYRMMELQGAIGLAQLKKLPDIVMAQRKNKAMLWEAISDLPNLKLRPMPDNSYDTADALVFLVKDNEAARRCRDELLKVGLSTKILPEAYTWHFAGTWDHMPELVAAHGGDLLAAFTPSAEILARAVSIPVGVFLREDFPSKLREAIRKAL; encoded by the coding sequence ATGCCTGGATATGAAGTGATCGGTGATGAGGAGTTGCGTGAAGTTCAGGATGTTTTTTCGCGTGGCGGAGTCTTATTTAGGCATGGATTTGATGCAATACGCAACGACTGTTTCAAGGTGAGGGATTTTGAGGCTGCTTTTGCAAAAGCGATGGGCGTCAGGCATGCATTAGCTGTAACCTCAGGCACCGCTGCATTGAGAGTCGGGCTAGCCGCGCTGGAGGTGAAGCCAGGTGATGAGGTAATCACCCAATGTTTCACCTTTGTGGCTACCGTAGAAGCAATTATTGAATCGGGGGCAACCCCAGTTTGCACCCAAGTTGATCTTTCATTGAACATGGATCCTGATGATTTGCTCGCTAAAATTAGTCCGAAAACGAAAGCAGTTATCGTAGTACATATGCTCGGGGTACCCGCCAATCTTGAAAAAATCTCTAAAATCTGTGCCGATAAAAATATTGCATTAATTGAGGATGCGGCCTGGGGGTGCGGTGGTAATCTTAATGAAACTGCATTAGGTGCTTGGGGTGATATTGGAACTTTCAGTTTTGATTTTGCTAAAACAATGACCACCGGCGAAGGAGGAATGGTTTTATTTAAGTGCGATGAACTTTATAAAAAAGCGTTCGCTTGGCATGACCATGGCCATGAAAATAATCCCCTTGTTCCTCGATGGGAAGATACTCGCTCAAGTAGTGGGTTTAACTATCGCATGATGGAGTTGCAGGGAGCGATTGGATTGGCTCAATTAAAAAAATTACCTGACATAGTGATGGCCCAGAGAAAAAACAAGGCGATGCTCTGGGAGGCAATTTCTGATTTGCCAAATCTTAAATTACGCCCCATGCCCGATAATTCGTATGATACGGCAGACGCTCTAGTTTTTTTGGTTAAAGATAATGAGGCTGCTCGCCGTTGTCGAGATGAGCTATTAAAAGTGGGGCTCTCTACAAAAATTCTCCCCGAAGCCTATACCTGGCATTTTGCGGGAACATGGGATCACATGCCAGAGTTGGTTGCTGCGCATGGGGGTGATTTGCTTGCGGCCTTTACGCCTTCAGCTGAAATCCTTGCAAGGGCCGTTTCTATTCCAGTAGGGGTATTTTTAAGGGAAGATTTCCCTAGTAAATTACGTGAAGCTATAAGAAAGGCTTTGTAG
- a CDS encoding GDP-L-fucose synthase → MQADLNQKIYVAGHRGMVGSAIVRNLQAHGYHNIVTRTHGELDLTNQVAVQAFFEQEKPDQVYLAAAKVGGIHANNTYPAEFIYDNLMVQNNVIHQAFMSGVKKLLFLGSSCIYPKLAPQPMSEDALLTGKLEPTNEPYAIAKIAGIKMCESYTRQYGESHGVDYRSVMPTNLYGPGDNYHPENSHVIPALIRRFHEAKLSNAPKVVIWGTGTPRREFLYVDDMAAASVFVMQLDKAAYDAQTEPMQSHINVGFGSDVTIAELAHAVSVAVGYQGKINFDHTKPDGAPRKWMDSARLNRLGWSPSVGLSQGLANAYQDLISWLDQGTKK, encoded by the coding sequence ATGCAAGCGGATTTAAATCAGAAAATCTATGTAGCCGGTCATCGGGGCATGGTTGGTTCTGCCATTGTGCGCAATTTGCAGGCCCATGGCTACCACAACATCGTTACAAGAACCCATGGTGAGCTTGACTTAACCAATCAAGTGGCAGTACAAGCATTTTTTGAGCAAGAGAAGCCTGATCAGGTGTATTTGGCTGCTGCTAAGGTTGGTGGCATACATGCTAACAATACCTATCCTGCCGAGTTTATTTATGACAACTTGATGGTGCAAAACAATGTAATTCATCAAGCTTTTATGAGTGGCGTGAAAAAACTTCTTTTTTTAGGTTCAAGCTGTATTTATCCAAAATTAGCGCCACAACCTATGAGTGAAGACGCACTTCTCACTGGAAAGCTAGAGCCTACGAATGAGCCATATGCGATTGCGAAAATTGCCGGCATCAAAATGTGCGAGAGTTATACCCGCCAGTATGGTGAAAGTCATGGGGTTGATTATCGTTCAGTAATGCCTACCAATCTCTATGGACCTGGTGATAACTATCACCCTGAAAATAGTCACGTTATACCGGCGCTTATCAGGCGTTTTCATGAAGCCAAACTAAGTAATGCTCCAAAGGTAGTGATCTGGGGTACGGGCACTCCAAGGCGTGAGTTCTTATATGTTGACGATATGGCTGCGGCTAGTGTTTTTGTCATGCAGCTTGATAAAGCGGCCTATGATGCGCAAACAGAACCAATGCAAAGTCACATTAATGTCGGTTTTGGTAGCGACGTAACGATTGCTGAATTAGCGCATGCTGTAAGCGTGGCTGTCGGCTATCAAGGAAAAATTAATTTTGATCACACTAAGCCTGATGGCGCTCCAAGAAAGTGGATGGATTCAGCTAGGCTAAACCGTTTGGGGTGGTCGCCATCGGTGGGCTTATCACAAGGACTAGCTAACGCATATCAAGATCTAATTAGTTGGCTAGACCAGGGAACGAAGAAGTGA
- a CDS encoding Wzz/FepE/Etk N-terminal domain-containing protein: MNTKNTPSSCSPSIQDDQEISLLDILAFLKRAYKTILITGIIGLVAAIAYLAITPKQYEAVAQITMAQIGATNNNNNLNPLGINIEEPALLIARLSSPSSFTPEVVTACSKEDSIQSQANASERLSKSVKLSIPKGVANVVEFKAFGSSPQSAKVCANAIFDLIKNTQAQIVTPYIEEAKLKLADDQLRLQEAINLVAKTEKSGGAMSATYLATRDEIRYLLEEISALKNLIAANASRATRPIAPIYASDQPVSPKKHIALLMGVLAGLGLGLLIALARQGYAKLKFDRVGVV, encoded by the coding sequence ATGAATACAAAAAATACGCCTTCTTCATGTAGCCCTAGCATCCAAGATGATCAGGAAATTTCCCTGCTGGATATCCTGGCTTTTCTCAAAAGGGCCTACAAAACAATCCTCATTACGGGGATCATAGGATTGGTAGCTGCAATTGCTTACCTAGCGATTACCCCCAAGCAATATGAGGCCGTAGCCCAAATCACCATGGCGCAAATCGGTGCCACTAACAACAACAACAATCTCAATCCCCTTGGCATTAATATTGAAGAGCCAGCGCTCCTGATTGCGCGCCTATCTTCTCCATCCAGCTTTACCCCAGAAGTCGTAACCGCTTGTAGTAAAGAAGATTCAATACAAAGCCAGGCTAATGCGAGCGAGCGTTTGAGTAAATCAGTTAAATTAAGCATCCCCAAAGGGGTGGCTAATGTAGTCGAGTTCAAAGCTTTTGGTTCTAGCCCTCAAAGTGCTAAGGTGTGTGCTAATGCGATTTTTGATTTAATCAAAAACACGCAAGCGCAGATTGTCACGCCCTATATTGAGGAGGCAAAACTTAAGCTTGCCGATGATCAGTTGCGCTTGCAAGAGGCAATCAATCTAGTCGCAAAGACCGAGAAGTCTGGCGGGGCAATGAGTGCAACTTATCTGGCAACCCGTGACGAAATCCGCTATCTACTAGAGGAGATCAGTGCGCTCAAAAACCTGATTGCCGCAAACGCCAGTCGGGCCACTCGCCCGATTGCGCCAATTTACGCCTCGGATCAGCCCGTAAGCCCCAAAAAACACATCGCACTCTTAATGGGAGTATTGGCTGGACTAGGCTTAGGACTACTCATCGCCCTAGCGCGCCAAGGGTACGCTAAATTAAAGTTTGATAGGGTGGGGGTGGTGTGA
- the gmd gene encoding GDP-mannose 4,6-dehydratase, with amino-acid sequence MSKQKVALITGITGQDGSYLAEFLLEKGYIVHGIKRRASSFNTERIDHIYQDPHINHPDLILHYGDLTDTSNLVRIIQECQPDEIYNLGAQSHVAVSFESPEYTADVDAIGPLRMLEAIRILGLEKKTRFYQASTSELYGLVQEIPQKETTPFYPRSPYAVAKMYAYWITVNYREAYGIYACNGILFNHESKRRGETFVTRKVTRGLANIAQGLEKCLFMGNIDALRDWGHAKDYVRMQWLMLQQDKPEDFVIATGVQFTVREYITRSAKQLGITLKFEGKEENEKAIVTAIEGDKAPALKVGDVIVQIDPRYYRPTEVETLLGDPTKAKQKLGWVPEITLDQMIVEMIDSDLEKAKQHALLTKHGYSVAVGKEI; translated from the coding sequence ATGAGTAAACAAAAGGTTGCCCTGATTACTGGAATTACTGGCCAAGACGGCTCCTATCTTGCCGAGTTCCTTTTAGAAAAGGGTTATATCGTTCATGGCATCAAACGCCGCGCTTCCTCTTTTAATACAGAGCGCATTGATCACATTTATCAAGATCCGCATATTAATCATCCTGATTTGATCTTGCACTATGGTGATTTAACAGATACCAGCAACCTTGTGCGCATTATTCAAGAATGTCAGCCTGATGAAATTTACAACTTAGGCGCACAATCGCACGTTGCTGTTTCCTTTGAATCTCCTGAGTACACCGCTGATGTAGACGCTATTGGACCGCTACGCATGTTAGAAGCTATTCGTATTTTGGGCTTGGAAAAGAAAACCCGTTTTTATCAAGCATCTACTTCTGAGCTCTATGGCTTAGTACAAGAGATTCCACAAAAAGAGACCACGCCTTTTTATCCAAGAAGTCCATATGCAGTTGCCAAGATGTACGCTTATTGGATTACCGTGAACTATCGTGAGGCATATGGCATTTATGCATGTAATGGCATTTTGTTTAATCATGAGTCCAAGCGTCGTGGCGAAACCTTTGTTACTCGCAAAGTAACACGTGGCCTCGCTAATATTGCTCAAGGCCTGGAGAAGTGCTTATTCATGGGTAATATCGATGCCTTACGTGACTGGGGCCATGCTAAAGACTATGTTCGTATGCAGTGGCTCATGTTGCAACAAGACAAACCTGAAGACTTTGTGATTGCTACGGGTGTGCAGTTCACCGTTCGTGAATATATTACGCGTAGTGCTAAGCAGTTAGGCATCACACTCAAGTTTGAAGGTAAAGAGGAAAATGAAAAAGCGATCGTTACCGCCATCGAGGGTGACAAAGCCCCAGCATTAAAAGTGGGTGATGTGATCGTACAAATTGACCCACGCTACTACCGCCCCACTGAGGTGGAAACCCTTCTTGGGGATCCAACCAAAGCCAAGCAAAAGCTGGGCTGGGTTCCAGAAATTACCCTAGACCAAATGATTGTGGAGATGATCGATAGCGATCTTGAAAAAGCTAAGCAGCATGCATTGCTGACTAAGCATGGCTATTCAGTGGCGGTGGGTAAAGAAATTTAA